Proteins encoded by one window of Deltaproteobacteria bacterium:
- the truA gene encoding tRNA pseudouridine(38-40) synthase TruA produces MRTIKLVVEYDGTDLAGWQRQANGPTVQEHLERALAAMTGGPVAVIGASRTDAGVHALGQVAHFRTGAAIPEHGFRRGLNALLPPAIAVVGCERAPDDFHARFWALGKHYRYRVLARPDRSPLWRRTAWHRPRPLDVDAMRAAAAHLVGEHDFSAFRAAGCTARTATRRVTAIDIDRTGDLVDIHVRGDAFLRNMVRIIAGTLVEVGEGRRAPEAVADALGSRDRTRAGQTAPARGLTLVSVAYGDGRPPDRGVRRAP; encoded by the coding sequence TTGAGGACGATCAAGCTCGTCGTCGAATACGACGGCACGGACCTGGCCGGCTGGCAGCGCCAGGCCAACGGGCCGACCGTGCAGGAGCACCTCGAGCGCGCGCTGGCCGCGATGACCGGCGGGCCGGTCGCGGTGATCGGCGCCTCCCGCACCGACGCGGGCGTCCACGCGCTCGGCCAGGTCGCACACTTTCGCACCGGCGCCGCGATCCCGGAGCACGGGTTCCGCCGCGGCCTCAACGCGCTGCTGCCTCCCGCGATCGCCGTCGTCGGCTGCGAGCGCGCGCCGGACGACTTTCACGCGCGATTCTGGGCGCTCGGCAAGCACTACCGCTACCGCGTCCTCGCGCGCCCCGACCGGTCTCCGCTGTGGCGCCGCACGGCGTGGCACCGACCGCGGCCGCTCGACGTCGACGCGATGCGCGCCGCCGCGGCCCACCTCGTCGGCGAGCACGACTTTTCCGCGTTTCGGGCGGCCGGCTGCACCGCGCGCACCGCGACGCGCCGCGTGACCGCGATCGATATCGACCGCACCGGCGACCTGGTGGACATCCACGTGCGCGGTGACGCGTTCTTGCGCAACATGGTGCGCATCATCGCAGGGACGCTGGTCGAGGTCGGCGAGGGGCGCCGCGCGCCGGAGGCGGTCGCCGACGCGCTCGGCAGCCGCGACCGGACGCGCGCGGGCCAGACCGCGCCCGCCCGCGGGCTCACGCTGGTGTCGGTCGCGTACGGCGACGGGCGCCCGCCCGACCGGGGCGTCCGCCGCGCACCGTGA